The proteins below are encoded in one region of Thermithiobacillus plumbiphilus:
- a CDS encoding CHASE domain-containing protein: protein MRMPWPWIVLLIALLLTFIGWRWSSEVVVDNARLRFNSQAEDARLILQSRLNNYAQVLRGAAALLAASKGVTRQEWREYVTSLRLGHFLPGIAGLGYAPYLRADEKTRFEQGVREEGFPDFAIWPKGDRKHYVPVNYIEPFAGANLRAFGYDMYDDPVRRAAMDRARDSSQIVLSGNVGLVQDGDQQPVSGFLLYAPVYDYRLPLATLSERRAAIRGFAYIPFRLEELISDTLGNRQQGIMLRIYEGSRPDPARLLYVSREEPRGHRLVHVPLFTRSLPLEFGGQTWTLLFESQPAFYLTLDRLTPMLVLVGGLLLSVLLFGITWSLTRTRERAQALAMQMTEELREGEARFRATFHQAAVGMTQSSPEGHLLQVNQRFCSMLGYDRPEELLNRHVLDLSPPDDREAHRRLRESVLNGQASSYVLEKRYLCRDGRMIWGRLTGSLVRHANGEPHYLIGIVEDITQTKEATQALQESYENLKQMHQELESFSYSVSHDLRTPLRAIEGFALILQEDYRDRLDEEGFSHLQRIRMASQRMAGLIDALLSLARVNRQQLAREEVNLSAKASEIAQSLKSSQPGRQVDFIIASGVRAIGDPYMLEAVLENLLGNAWKFTSPRPRTVIEFGAFELNGEKIFFVKDNGVGFDMAYVDKLFGAFQRLHKADEFKGYGIGLATAQRIIQRHGGRVWAEGSPGQGATFYFTLNHAAGTAMPEKKTASM from the coding sequence ATGCGGATGCCGTGGCCCTGGATCGTTCTGCTCATTGCCCTCCTGCTTACATTCATCGGCTGGCGCTGGAGTTCCGAGGTCGTGGTCGATAACGCCAGACTCCGTTTCAACAGCCAGGCGGAAGACGCCCGCCTGATCCTGCAATCCCGGCTCAACAACTATGCCCAGGTGCTGCGGGGCGCGGCCGCCCTTTTGGCTGCTTCCAAGGGCGTTACCCGACAGGAGTGGCGCGAGTATGTCACTTCATTGAGATTGGGCCATTTCCTGCCGGGAATCGCGGGCCTGGGCTACGCGCCCTATCTGCGCGCGGATGAAAAAACCCGATTCGAGCAAGGCGTCCGGGAGGAAGGTTTCCCGGATTTTGCAATCTGGCCCAAGGGTGATCGCAAGCATTACGTCCCGGTGAATTACATCGAGCCCTTTGCCGGCGCGAACCTGCGGGCCTTCGGTTATGACATGTATGATGACCCGGTACGCCGGGCAGCGATGGACAGGGCGCGCGACAGCAGCCAGATAGTGCTGAGCGGGAATGTAGGGCTCGTGCAGGACGGTGACCAGCAGCCAGTGTCTGGCTTTCTGCTGTATGCGCCCGTTTACGATTACCGGCTGCCACTCGCCACCCTGAGCGAACGACGCGCTGCCATTCGCGGCTTCGCCTATATCCCTTTCCGCCTGGAAGAACTGATCAGCGACACCCTGGGCAACAGACAACAGGGCATCATGCTGCGCATCTATGAGGGGTCCCGGCCGGATCCAGCCAGGCTGCTGTATGTGTCCCGTGAAGAACCGCGCGGCCACCGGCTTGTACATGTTCCACTCTTCACACGATCGTTGCCGCTGGAGTTCGGTGGTCAGACATGGACCCTGCTTTTCGAGAGCCAACCTGCCTTCTACCTGACCCTGGACCGGCTGACGCCCATGCTGGTGCTGGTTGGCGGACTGTTGCTGAGCGTCCTGCTCTTCGGCATTACCTGGTCACTCACCCGCACGCGGGAACGCGCCCAGGCCCTGGCCATGCAAATGACCGAGGAACTCAGGGAAGGCGAGGCACGCTTTCGCGCCACCTTCCATCAGGCAGCGGTCGGCATGACCCAGAGTTCTCCGGAAGGCCATCTGCTCCAGGTCAACCAGCGCTTCTGCAGTATGCTTGGCTATGACAGACCGGAAGAATTGCTCAACCGACACGTTCTGGACCTGTCCCCGCCAGACGACCGGGAAGCCCATCGGCGCTTGCGCGAGAGCGTGCTCAATGGTCAGGCATCGAGTTATGTTCTCGAGAAACGCTATCTCTGCCGCGATGGGCGAATGATCTGGGGACGCCTGACGGGTTCCCTGGTGCGTCATGCCAACGGCGAGCCACATTATCTCATCGGCATCGTGGAAGACATCACGCAAACGAAAGAGGCCACTCAGGCACTGCAGGAGAGCTATGAAAACCTCAAACAAATGCATCAGGAACTGGAATCCTTCAGCTATTCGGTGTCCCATGATCTGCGTACCCCCTTGCGCGCCATCGAAGGCTTTGCCCTGATCCTGCAGGAGGATTACCGGGACAGGCTCGACGAGGAAGGATTCTCGCATCTGCAGCGCATCAGGATGGCGAGTCAGCGGATGGCCGGCCTCATCGACGCACTTCTGAGCCTGGCACGCGTGAATCGCCAGCAACTTGCCCGCGAGGAGGTGAACCTCAGCGCGAAGGCGAGCGAGATTGCGCAGTCACTCAAATCTTCCCAGCCGGGGCGGCAGGTCGACTTCATCATAGCATCGGGAGTTCGGGCCATTGGCGACCCTTACATGCTGGAAGCCGTGCTTGAAAACCTGCTGGGAAATGCCTGGAAGTTTACCAGCCCCCGCCCCAGAACCGTGATCGAATTCGGTGCTTTCGAACTGAATGGCGAAAAGATTTTCTTTGTCAAAGACAATGGCGTGGGATTTGACATGGCCTACGTGGACAAGCTCTTCGGCGCATTCCAGCGCCTGCACAAAGCCGACGAATTCAAGGGCTATGGCATTGGGCTGGCGACCGCCCAGCGCATCATCCAGCGGCATGGTGGGCGAGTCTGGGCTGAAGGATCACCAGGACAGGGCGCCACCTTCTATTTCACCCTGAATCACGCAGCCGGCACTGCAATGCCGGAAAAGAAGACCGCCTCGATGTAG
- a CDS encoding DUF3135 domain-containing protein: MESFRAEDFDFDAWSRLATQDPEVFEMRRRMLIEQLIQSAPDARRARLKGLQFRLDLERRRARTPLAACLRISDMMWQALLGPGGLQASMNQLINASSESPRKFTAEAQPPLARVIPFPDRMHTTS; the protein is encoded by the coding sequence GTGGAAAGCTTCAGGGCGGAAGATTTCGATTTTGACGCATGGTCCCGGCTGGCGACACAGGACCCGGAGGTCTTCGAGATGCGACGGCGCATGCTGATCGAACAGCTCATACAAAGTGCCCCCGACGCGCGTCGTGCACGCCTGAAAGGATTGCAGTTCCGGCTGGACCTGGAGCGGCGGCGCGCGCGTACCCCTCTGGCCGCCTGCCTGCGCATATCCGACATGATGTGGCAGGCCCTGCTGGGACCTGGTGGTTTGCAGGCATCCATGAATCAGTTGATCAATGCCAGCTCAGAGAGCCCCCGCAAATTCACTGCTGAAGCACAGCCTCCGCTTGCGCGTGTGATCCCCTTTCCGGACCGGATGCATACCACTTCCTGA
- a CDS encoding SprT-like domain-containing protein, translating to MSETLRALPIEQLQSLVEGRVNLLCELHGIRKPLVSYDLRGRAAGQAIWPANRMRLNRALLEGNLSAFLENVIPHELCHLWHRQLGIADRPHGRFWQDLMRRMGAEPSRCHDFKVEEIRRPQRQFQYQCQCSTHLLGARRHNRVLRGEATYQCRRCQSRLVLRN from the coding sequence TTGAGCGAAACCCTCCGGGCCTTGCCCATCGAACAGCTTCAATCACTGGTTGAGGGCAGGGTAAATCTGCTCTGCGAGCTGCACGGGATTCGCAAGCCTTTGGTCAGCTACGACCTGCGGGGCAGGGCCGCGGGCCAGGCGATCTGGCCGGCCAACCGGATGCGTTTGAACCGGGCCCTTCTAGAAGGCAATCTGTCAGCCTTTCTCGAAAACGTCATCCCCCATGAGCTCTGCCATCTCTGGCACCGGCAATTGGGCATTGCGGATCGGCCCCATGGTCGTTTCTGGCAGGATCTGATGCGACGCATGGGGGCCGAACCAAGCCGCTGCCATGACTTCAAGGTCGAGGAAATCCGGCGTCCGCAGCGCCAATTTCAGTATCAGTGCCAATGCAGTACCCACTTGCTCGGCGCCAGACGGCACAATCGCGTCCTGCGCGGCGAGGCCACTTACCAGTGCCGGCGCTGCCAGTCCAGGCTCGTATTGCGGAATTGA
- a CDS encoding YihY/virulence factor BrkB family protein, with amino-acid sequence MRPLRLSHNAFPLHWPAMRRSGINLWALGGLSIWTLAKRVWFQFEEASLLAWSGYLAFSFLLSLFPLLILLTGVAPYLEIAPDQIMNLLVRYAPPEAASLLRNTVEEIFGKPNPGLISFGALFAIWSASRGFLAIIRALNHAYGVEEDRHYLHLHLTALWLLLTAGGLLFSNLILVALGPVVSAFLETYVPGGDVWALAWDITRWALQLSLALLMLSLIYYFAPACHTGWHWFSPGALLALVIWLAASIGFTIYVQNFGNYGSIYGSLGAVIVLMLWFQITGNVIILGGVVNAEIVKAAKGTSKGQQP; translated from the coding sequence ATGAGGCCCCTGCGTTTATCTCATAATGCGTTTCCCTTGCACTGGCCCGCCATGCGCCGTAGCGGTATCAATCTCTGGGCCCTCGGGGGACTCTCCATCTGGACCCTGGCAAAACGCGTGTGGTTTCAGTTCGAGGAGGCAAGTCTCCTGGCCTGGTCGGGCTATCTGGCATTTTCCTTTCTGCTATCCCTGTTTCCGCTGCTCATTCTGTTGACGGGTGTTGCTCCCTATCTGGAAATTGCGCCGGACCAGATCATGAATCTACTGGTACGATACGCCCCCCCGGAAGCGGCCTCTCTCCTGCGAAACACCGTGGAAGAGATCTTCGGCAAGCCGAATCCGGGATTGATTTCATTTGGCGCGCTGTTTGCCATTTGGAGTGCCAGTCGCGGCTTTCTGGCCATCATCAGGGCCCTGAATCACGCTTATGGCGTCGAGGAGGACCGGCATTATCTCCACCTGCATCTGACGGCCCTGTGGCTGTTGCTGACGGCAGGCGGGCTGCTGTTTTCCAACCTGATCCTGGTCGCGCTCGGCCCGGTGGTCAGTGCTTTCCTTGAAACCTACGTACCTGGGGGGGATGTCTGGGCGCTCGCCTGGGATATCACGCGCTGGGCCCTGCAGCTTTCTCTGGCCCTGCTCATGCTCTCCCTGATTTATTACTTTGCGCCCGCCTGCCATACCGGATGGCACTGGTTTTCGCCCGGTGCCCTGCTGGCCCTGGTGATCTGGCTGGCGGCTTCCATCGGATTCACCATTTACGTGCAGAATTTCGGGAACTACGGCAGTATTTACGGCAGTCTGGGGGCGGTCATCGTGCTGATGCTCTGGTTCCAGATCACCGGCAACGTCATCATTCTCGGGGGCGTGGTCAACGCCGAGATCGTGAAGGCAGCAAAAGGCACCAGCAAGGGGCAGCAGCCCTGA
- the purL gene encoding phosphoribosylformylglycinamidine synthase: MLQHRGSAALSAFRLEKLLSALQQKLPRIQRVQAGFMHFIDLDGELDAGRQAILERLLSYGPSLPAGTPAGEMLLVIPRFGTISPWSSKATDIAQHCGLENIRRLERGIAYHLDTVDGKPLNASEIQLVLPLIHDRMTETVVRDVGEAARLFEHTAPAPLRSVDILTGGTAALAAANLELGLALSPDEIEYLVENFQALGRNPSDVELMMFAQANSEHCRHKIFNADWVIDGEKQDRSLFQMIRNTHQLHPEGTLSAYKDNAAVMAGFASSRFFADPKDQEYRHHAEPVHILMKVETHNHPTAISPFPGAATGSGGEIRDEGATGRGAKPKAGLAGFTVSNLLIPGFEQPWEQPAYGKPGRIASALDIMIEGPLGAAAFNNEFGRPNIAGYFRSFELDYKGERRGYHKPIMLAGGIGNIRESHVQKDEIPAGALLIVLGGPAMLIGLGGGAASSVATGSSHEDLDFASVQRGNPEMQRRAQEVINQCWALGDANPVVSIHDVGAGGISNAFPELVNDAGRGGHFQLRAVPNEEPGMSPMEIWSNEAQERYVLAVGREQFETFRAFCERERCPYAVVGEATAEQRLVLEDSYFNNKPVDMPMEVLLGKPPRMTREAHHLERPRQPLETSKIDLQDAVYRVLRLPTVASKAFLITIGDRSVGGLVCREQMVGPWQVPVADVGVTAMSFEGYLGEAMAIGERTPLALLDPAASGRMAVAEAITNIAAARIERIEDIKLSANWMAPAGHPGEDAGLYDTVRAVGMELCPALGISIPVGKDSMSMRTVWQGDDGEHKAVTAPISLIVSAFARVMDVRRTLTPQLLPNGDTELLLIDLGRGRNRLGGSALAQVHGQMGDTPPDLDDPRLLKGFFAAIQQLNSNGLLLAYHDRSDGGLLATLCEMGFAGHCGLRVDVAALGADPLASLFNEELGAVVQFRSADRARVQEILASQGLADCCHVLGVPAADDHISIRLGEKVLLEASRIELQRAWTETSHRIQALRDNPDCAVEEFDTLLDANDPGLHAQLGFDPSEDVAAPFINTGVRPRVAILREQGVNGHTEMAAAFDRAGFAAIDVHMSEIIGGRVSLADFQGAVACGGFSYGDVLGAGDGWAKSILFNARARDEFSAFFERADSFALGICNGCQMLSALHELIPGANHWPRFMRNRSEQFEARYAMVELAPSPSIFFQGMAGSRLPIALAHGEGRAEFRSAQDAAQAQALVTMRWVDHHGQPTQRYPFNPSGSQDAIAGLSTPDGRVTIAMPHPERSFRTVQFPWHPADWGEDGPWLRMFRNARHWVG; this comes from the coding sequence ATGCTCCAGCACCGTGGCTCCGCCGCCCTGTCCGCCTTCCGTCTCGAAAAGCTCCTCAGCGCGCTCCAGCAAAAACTCCCGCGCATCCAGCGTGTCCAGGCCGGGTTCATGCATTTCATCGATCTCGATGGCGAGCTGGATGCAGGCCGGCAGGCGATACTCGAACGCCTGCTGAGCTATGGCCCGAGTCTGCCCGCTGGCACACCCGCCGGCGAGATGCTGTTGGTGATCCCGCGCTTCGGCACGATCTCGCCCTGGTCGAGCAAGGCCACCGACATCGCCCAGCATTGCGGTCTGGAAAACATCCGCCGCCTGGAGCGCGGCATTGCCTACCATCTGGACACGGTCGATGGCAAGCCCCTGAATGCCTCGGAAATCCAGCTCGTGCTGCCCCTGATCCATGACCGCATGACCGAGACTGTGGTGCGGGATGTCGGTGAGGCGGCGCGGCTCTTCGAGCACACCGCGCCCGCGCCCCTGCGCAGCGTGGACATCCTGACGGGTGGCACGGCGGCACTGGCGGCGGCCAATCTGGAACTGGGGCTGGCCCTGAGCCCGGACGAGATCGAGTATCTGGTCGAGAACTTCCAGGCACTCGGGCGCAATCCCAGCGATGTCGAGCTGATGATGTTCGCCCAGGCCAATTCCGAGCACTGCCGGCACAAGATCTTCAACGCCGACTGGGTCATCGATGGCGAAAAGCAGGATAGGTCGCTGTTTCAGATGATCCGCAACACCCATCAGTTGCATCCCGAAGGCACGCTGTCGGCCTACAAGGACAACGCGGCGGTGATGGCGGGCTTTGCCAGCAGCCGCTTCTTTGCCGACCCCAAAGATCAGGAGTACCGGCATCATGCGGAGCCGGTGCATATTTTGATGAAGGTGGAGACGCACAATCACCCGACCGCCATCTCGCCCTTTCCGGGCGCGGCGACCGGGTCGGGCGGCGAGATCCGCGACGAGGGCGCGACCGGGCGGGGCGCCAAACCCAAGGCCGGACTGGCGGGCTTCACCGTCTCCAACCTCTTGATCCCGGGCTTCGAGCAGCCCTGGGAGCAGCCCGCTTACGGCAAGCCCGGGCGCATCGCCTCGGCGCTGGATATCATGATCGAGGGGCCGCTCGGGGCGGCGGCCTTCAACAACGAATTCGGCCGGCCCAACATCGCGGGTTACTTCCGCAGTTTCGAGCTGGATTACAAGGGTGAGCGGCGCGGCTATCACAAGCCCATCATGCTCGCCGGTGGCATCGGCAACATCCGCGAGTCGCACGTGCAAAAGGACGAGATCCCCGCCGGGGCGCTCTTGATCGTGCTCGGCGGGCCGGCCATGCTGATCGGTCTTGGCGGCGGGGCGGCCTCCAGCGTCGCGACCGGATCGAGCCATGAGGATCTGGATTTTGCCTCGGTGCAGCGCGGCAACCCCGAGATGCAGCGCCGTGCCCAGGAGGTCATCAACCAGTGCTGGGCCCTGGGCGACGCCAACCCCGTGGTCTCCATTCACGACGTCGGCGCCGGCGGGATTTCCAACGCCTTCCCCGAGCTCGTCAATGATGCCGGCCGGGGTGGGCATTTTCAGTTGCGCGCCGTGCCCAACGAGGAACCGGGCATGTCGCCCATGGAGATCTGGTCCAATGAGGCCCAGGAGCGTTACGTGCTGGCCGTCGGGCGCGAGCAGTTCGAAACCTTCAGGGCCTTCTGCGAGCGCGAACGCTGCCCCTATGCGGTGGTGGGGGAGGCCACGGCCGAGCAGCGCCTGGTGCTGGAAGACAGTTATTTCAACAACAAGCCGGTGGACATGCCGATGGAAGTGCTGCTCGGCAAGCCGCCGCGCATGACGCGTGAGGCGCATCACCTCGAACGCCCGCGCCAGCCGCTGGAGACCTCAAAAATCGATCTGCAGGATGCTGTCTACCGCGTTCTGCGCCTGCCTACCGTGGCGTCCAAGGCCTTCCTGATCACCATTGGCGACCGCAGTGTCGGTGGCCTGGTCTGCCGCGAGCAGATGGTCGGGCCCTGGCAGGTCCCGGTGGCGGATGTCGGCGTTACGGCCATGAGCTTCGAGGGTTATCTCGGCGAGGCCATGGCCATTGGTGAGCGCACGCCGCTCGCCTTGCTCGATCCCGCCGCCAGCGGCCGCATGGCGGTGGCCGAGGCGATCACCAACATCGCCGCCGCGCGCATCGAGCGCATCGAGGACATCAAGCTCTCGGCCAACTGGATGGCGCCGGCCGGGCATCCCGGCGAGGACGCCGGGCTCTATGACACGGTGCGCGCGGTGGGCATGGAACTCTGTCCGGCGCTGGGCATTTCGATCCCGGTGGGCAAGGATTCCATGTCCATGCGCACGGTCTGGCAGGGGGATGATGGCGAACATAAGGCCGTGACCGCCCCGATCTCGCTGATCGTCTCGGCCTTCGCGCGGGTGATGGACGTGCGCCGCACGCTCACCCCGCAACTGCTGCCGAATGGGGACACCGAGCTGCTGCTGATCGATCTTGGTCGGGGCCGCAACCGCTTGGGAGGATCGGCCCTGGCGCAAGTGCATGGACAGATGGGCGATACGCCGCCCGATCTGGATGATCCAAGGCTTCTGAAGGGCTTTTTTGCGGCGATCCAGCAACTCAACAGCAACGGGCTGCTGCTGGCCTATCATGACCGCTCCGACGGCGGTTTGCTGGCCACGCTCTGCGAGATGGGCTTTGCCGGGCATTGCGGTCTGCGCGTGGATGTCGCCGCCCTGGGTGCGGACCCGCTGGCCAGTCTCTTCAATGAGGAACTGGGGGCGGTGGTGCAGTTCCGCTCGGCGGACCGGGCGCGGGTGCAGGAGATCCTGGCCAGCCAGGGTCTGGCTGACTGCTGCCATGTCCTGGGCGTGCCTGCAGCCGATGATCACATCAGCATCCGTCTGGGCGAGAAGGTGCTCCTTGAAGCATCGCGCATCGAGCTGCAGCGTGCCTGGACCGAGACCAGTCATCGCATTCAGGCCCTGCGCGACAACCCTGACTGCGCCGTGGAGGAATTTGATACCCTGCTGGACGCCAATGACCCCGGCCTGCACGCGCAGCTCGGCTTCGATCCTTCAGAGGATGTTGCCGCGCCCTTCATCAACACTGGCGTGCGCCCGCGCGTGGCCATCCTGCGCGAGCAGGGCGTCAACGGCCATACCGAGATGGCCGCGGCCTTCGATCGCGCCGGCTTCGCCGCAATCGACGTGCACATGAGCGAGATCATCGGCGGCCGGGTGAGCCTGGCGGACTTCCAGGGTGCGGTGGCCTGCGGCGGTTTTTCCTATGGGGATGTGCTCGGCGCCGGCGATGGCTGGGCCAAGTCCATCCTCTTCAATGCCCGCGCGCGGGACGAATTCAGTGCCTTTTTCGAGCGGGCCGACAGCTTCGCGCTGGGTATCTGCAACGGTTGTCAGATGCTGTCCGCCCTGCACGAGCTGATTCCGGGCGCCAATCACTGGCCGCGTTTCATGCGCAATCGCTCCGAGCAGTTCGAGGCGCGCTATGCCATGGTGGAGTTGGCGCCGAGCCCCTCGATCTTCTTTCAGGGCATGGCAGGTTCGCGTCTGCCGATCGCACTCGCACACGGGGAGGGCCGCGCCGAATTCCGCAGCGCGCAGGATGCGGCCCAGGCGCAAGCGCTGGTGACGATGCGCTGGGTGGATCACCACGGCCAGCCGACCCAGCGCTATCCCTTCAACCCCAGCGGCTCGCAGGACGCCATCGCCGGGTTGAGCACGCCCGACGGGCGCGTGACCATTGCCATGCCGCACCCGGAGCGCTCCTTCCGCACCGTGCAATTCCCCTGGCATCCGGCCGACTGGGGCGAGGATGGCCCCTGGTTGCGCATGTTCCGCAATGCCCGGCATTGGGTGGGATAA
- a CDS encoding inositol monophosphatase family protein: MHPMLNTAVRAARKAGDVINRALNRIGDLNVTAKTRNDYVTEVDHAAEAAIVDIIRKAYPSHGILAEESGRQEGDDYQWIIDPLDGTTNFIHGLPQFAVSIALLHRGRIEQGVIFDPGRNELFTASRGGGAQVNDRRMRVSPARSLEGTLLGTGFPYKDQSYMDEYLATFKALAAQTAGIRRPGSAALDLAYVAAGRYDGFWEFNLSPWDIAAGVLMVQEAGGMVTDFGGGDNYLESGNVLASNGRLHTPMLKILRDNLPQEHRK, from the coding sequence ATGCACCCGATGCTGAACACCGCCGTACGCGCCGCCCGCAAAGCCGGAGATGTCATCAACCGCGCCCTCAACCGGATCGGCGACCTGAACGTGACCGCCAAGACCCGCAACGACTACGTGACGGAGGTCGATCACGCGGCGGAGGCGGCCATCGTCGACATCATCCGCAAGGCCTATCCCAGTCACGGAATCCTGGCCGAGGAAAGCGGGCGGCAGGAGGGCGACGATTATCAGTGGATCATCGACCCCCTGGATGGCACCACCAATTTCATTCATGGATTGCCGCAGTTCGCGGTGTCGATAGCATTGCTGCATCGCGGGCGGATCGAGCAAGGCGTGATCTTCGATCCGGGGCGCAACGAGCTCTTCACCGCCTCGCGCGGTGGCGGGGCGCAGGTGAACGATCGGCGCATGCGGGTGAGTCCGGCGCGCAGCCTGGAAGGCACCCTGCTTGGTACCGGCTTTCCCTACAAGGACCAGTCCTACATGGACGAGTACCTGGCCACCTTCAAGGCGCTTGCTGCCCAGACTGCGGGCATTCGCCGGCCGGGGTCGGCGGCGCTCGATCTCGCCTATGTCGCGGCCGGCCGTTATGACGGCTTCTGGGAATTCAATCTGAGCCCCTGGGATATCGCGGCTGGTGTGTTGATGGTGCAGGAGGCCGGTGGCATGGTGACGGACTTCGGCGGCGGCGACAACTATCTGGAAAGCGGCAACGTGCTCGCCAGCAACGGGCGGCTGCACACGCCGATGCTGAAGATCCTGCGCGACAACCTGCCCCAAGAGCATCGCAAGTAA